In Spea bombifrons isolate aSpeBom1 chromosome 5, aSpeBom1.2.pri, whole genome shotgun sequence, the sequence cgagtcggagatctgcagttcaggtaagggggtggggagctggggggtttgagcgtgtgtgtatgtgtgattaatggaatgaatgagtatttaaatgtttgtgaatgagtgtgtgtgtgtgatagcatggatgtgtaaggggggtgggggtggtagcatggcatagggaggctgtaatcacacttctaacatccccaggttccagcatgtactggctgccttggcttgataggagtgtgattgctgttagcagtatatatatatatctccagaaatgcattttaaccccctatatgccactcagccccatgatatgccttttaaccccctatatgccagagtggcatataggggtataaggcatatcatggggcagaggggcatatagggggttaaaaggcatatcatggggaagagtggcatataggagggtataagacatttctggaggcagagtggcatatagagggttaaaaggcacatcatggggcagagtggcaaataggtgggtataaggcatttctgggggcagagtggcaagcctgggggcagatgtgcataactggggggggggggttggcaaataaaaggaaataaaaaatacatttttctcaatcatagcttttattaaatatgaaaattagtttacatgaattaatatttactagtaaaacttttttcctatagggtagtcttatattcaggctttttgttttttccctaaattaatattttgattttggcaaatacggtaaatacgaTTGAAAAGGGACACTGTTGTCCCCCacaaatatttgtcctgaggAGGTTAAATAATCCACCAtgctctttttaaaaaaaaataaaccaaaaaaataaaccaaaaaaaaaaccaaaaaaactgtACATTTCCCAATACTAAAGCACTGGAAAATACTCTCATAAAACTTTACCAGATCTGTAGTAATAAAGCCAGTCCTGCTCAACACCCTTCATAATAATGAGAAGTTAATGATAGAAATACAATAGCACACCATGCACAGTCTCACAGCTGTACCTCACAAGAACAAGCAACGAGGAACAACTTGTTCCAATTAATCGAATATATCAGTAGGTGGTTATTGAAAATTCTCTTCAGCtcctaaaatgtaaatttatgtCATACAACATTTAATCAAGCAATGACAGTGTATGAAATGATTGAATTCTCATAAAGAAATACTAGTAATATGGGTCTATTTCCCATAATTTCCCATAATTTCTGACAGAgcatttggaagaaaaaaaatactggctTAGGTTTATGgagtacaaaaaaacacaacagatgaAATAGATGGGGACAAAAGAAGGGGCGGGTAAAAGTAATCACAAATAACCgtatgttttattgtgtatCTTACGTATTCTAAATTAAAGGTATTCGTGGgcaaaataaagtgaataaaaaGAATAAGGTGGATGAGCACCTGTGTAGCTTAGCCTATAACCCTGAAAAGGTGTCTTACATCGTAAGAAGAAAAGGTGCCATCATTCTATGGACTTGTAATTTTAGATTAATCTGATGATGCAGGAGCACACAGAGGCAAAGGATGACCATGAAATACATTAACgttgcatataaaatatatacaaataatttaaCTATAAGATTATCGTCTTGTTGTGTTTGCCACTTACCTCCAAAATTTCCTCATACTTCTTAACTGTTCTCTTTAGGTCCTCTTCTTTCTCCGCAATCTTTTTATGAAGCTGTGTTGCTTCTATATGTTGTGTCTGCATTAATTCTGCCTCAACTTCCTGAGCTTTAGCTGAACGCAAGAGATGTTAGAATCGATTCAACAATACCTAACAACCTCCACTAAGTTTTAGTAAATAGCATAAGAACATACAAAGCGCCAGTAATACCATTATATGTTTCTCAGTAAAACTAACGCTGTATATAAACTGCAATACAACTGTATTGCTTATGCACAATTAGAGGGCCCTAATAGCGTTTtcattacattataataattgctataaatattttaaatgaatgcatttagactttttctgtacattttttggttttctaTTACACTGGCAGTTTCTCGGTATGTTGTGCATATGCATACCGTGCATCCAATCAAAGGGAATGGGGGATATGTGCTCTTAATTTAATCCAAGTAGCaattattttatgaatacaCATCCACATTGACGGAGCAATGCTGTAAACCATTCAATTCTCCTAGATGGTCCTGGAGCTGCTGCTCCCTCAGCCTCCACTTTTATGCATATGCGTTGATATTTCTAAACAGAGACTTTTTGACAAGGAATTAGAACCACAGCTCTCCTGccaactttccctttagtgctTAGAAATTACACAAATAGAACATGTTTTAATGGTTTTATATAGGCAACGTGGTTTGTTGTTTTTAGTTTCTTAACAGCAACTTTTGCAATATTCAAATCTACATAACAATGTGAATATCAGCTAATGGGCTCCAAGTAATCAATATTATCAAATTATTAGAAAATAATTCTTGGCTTTCATATCGCCAAACTTCACTGTGAATATCAGCGCTGAAAGAGTTTAACAGCTGTGCTTACCAATGGTCTCCTGAATGGCAGTTTCCAGCTCACGTTCTTTTTGTGCCATCTGAGTGTTGAATTCCCTCATCAGCTGTTTCAAAGTGGAATTATGTTTCAGTTCCATGTCTTCTTGCTCATGTCTgggtaatataaataaatgtaaatgggaTGCCAAAAAAGCAACACGATTTTGCAACTGGGCATTTGAATGACATCCTTCATCTCAAAGATTAATTCATAACTCAGATTCACATATCAATCGCATGTAGGCATTTTTATGTCAAGTAAGTACTTACTGACACTCACTAAAGtgctaaaagtattttttttgggggaaaaaacacattttatgtagTGAAAGCCATATGTAAAAGTATATATGTAGTAGTAATAATGGTATGGATTTGTACAACATTTGTTTctactattttgtttttgaagggCTATATAATTTGAATTCATCCACTCACACAACCACAGGTGAATGTTTCTATAAAAGTCTTTGTATACAATGTGCACTTAagcaatggcaatgcaaaaagcCTTACAAAGGTGTTTATAATATTTGCCCCAATTTACTGAACAGTGGCAAACAGTAAAATGTGAAACCTACTTAATTCTTTGTTCAGCTTCCTCAGTGAGTTCTTTCTTAAGCAGATCTAGCTCCTGGTTATGTTCTTTCCTTAAAGTGCGCATGTCCTTTTGCAGCTTGGCAACCTCTTTACGGTATTTTTGTATGTCACCCTCTGCTTCAACCAGTTTCTGTCTCAAAGTGTTCTCCTGGGACTCAGCTTCATCAAACATCACTTTAAGTTCTTTATGAGCTCTTTCTGTTTCTTCTGCAttctttttacacattttgatcTCTGTATCTTTGATAGCTAGCTCTCCTTGAAGCCCAAGTAACTTATTCTCATATTTGGAAGACAGTTCTTCAATTTCATTCCTCCGTGCCTCCTGCTCGCTGGCTAAAGTCAGTTCCTTTTCTCTTACAAGCTGTTCACTTTCATAAAGAGTTTTCTGCAAACTGTCAATTCTTTCCTCTAGCTCTGTAATTTTATGCTGCTTTAAGGCTAGTTCACCGCTGATTTTAGATAACTCACTTTCCTTATCTCTGTGTTGACTCTGCAGCACAGCATACTTATTTTCAAGTTCTTCCTTTTCTTGATGCAATGCCTCTTCCACAACCTGCTCTTTCTTCTGCATCTTTTCCTTCAAGTCATTAAGTTGGCTTTCTGCATTTCTTATGGACTGATCCTTCTCTTCTAACTGAGACATAAGCTGCTTCTTAACAGAAGCAATTTTCTGTTCAGCTTTTTTCTTTAACTCTGCCAGTTTATTAGAGCTTTCTGAAGTTAACCTCTCTTCAAGTGTTTTTAGCTCTTTATCTTTAGTCTGAGAAAGCTCAATTTTTACCTTCCCCCATGCCATTTCTCTCTCTGCAAAGTCTTCTTTCAAGGAACTTATTTCTTTTTCAAGTTCCAGCACTTTTTGTTGTGCTTCTATGGaggaattgtttttttctgtgacCGCACGCTGGGTATGATCTAGCTTCTGAAGAAGTTCTTCTTTCTCGTTATTGTTCTGCAGAGTTTGTGTCTCCAACCTTTCtagcaaacatttattttcagacaTTAATTTTGCCACCTGATCATCCAGTTCAAGATTCCTTGTTTTCTGACTTTCTAACTGGCTGGTTAATTCAGACTTTTTACTTTCACTTATAAACTGGTTTTGTTCTGCGTTCCTGCGATGATGTGCAAGTTCTTCTGCCATTTTTTGAAGGTCTTCTTCTTtggctttattttctttaatggtCTTTTCAATCTGTTCCTTCAACTCTTTGGTTGTGTTGTGATTCAGTGTAAACTTGAGTTCTGCTTTTTTCTTCCACTCTTCTagcatatttttccatttaccTGCCTCTTCTAAAGAAGCCATCTTTTCTTGATTTAAAGCCTCAATTTTGGACATGAGGTCCTGAATTTGATTTTCTAATTTTATCTGGCTGTCTTTGTGCTGTGTGTTGACAAAGGCTATggccttttctttctcttccaaATCAATGCTATTTTCAAGCTTTAACTTGAACTCATTTATTAATGTATGCAAAGACACTACCTCTGACTCTTTCTCCCTCAGTGATTCTGTCAAAGAAGTAACTTTATTGATATTTTCAGAAAGTTCTTTTTTTAGTTGAGTAATGCAAGACTCCTTCTCATCTGCTGCCTTTCGATGGCTTCCTCCTTCCTTTTGCAAGGCATCTTTCTCAAGAAGGAGAGTCTGAAGTTCTTCTTTTATCgataaaatcacattttctttttcttgcaaTTGAACCGTTGCTTGGTGTAATGATTTTTGTGTAGAATCATTCTGCTTAACTATTTGCTCAAGTTCTATCtgtagattatttatttttctcatgtgTTTAGTAATGGCTCCTATCAATTTAATTACTTTGCTTTCACAATGTGCAATCCTTGACATTGATCTATCCATttgattattgtatttttcagtCAAACCACCAGTTATTAATTCTATCAAACCTACAGCCTCTTTGCAACAAGAATCCAACTTCTTTTCTTGCTCAGCCAACAGCTGATTATATTGCAAGTCTTTTTCAGAAAGCTTAACTTGTAGTTCTCTTTGAAAGTCTTTCCGTTCTTTATCGAGAAGACAATCTACCTGTTGGCAGTGGTCTTCTGCAAGGTGTAACTTATTAGCTAGCTCCACGgctttgtctttttctttctctagaGATACTTTTAACCCACCAAGTTTCTCCTCAAACATAGTTTTGTCATTTTTGAGATTAACACATTCGTTTGCTGTTATTTCAAGCTGTGCTTTAAGGTCACTTTCATTTTGCATCAAAGCAAGAACCTGTGCTGATGCTTGACTTAACTGGTCTTGTATTTCACATAAAGAAGCATCTAATTTACTCTTTGCTTCTTTCAGTTCTAGTATCTGTTTTTCTGCCTCCTCCTTTTCTCCGATGATGCTGGTCAGCTGCTGCTTTACCTCTACTACAGCCTGGTCTTTTTCCTGAAGTTCCAATTCATGCTTCTCCTTTAGTTCTTCAACATGCTGATGGAGTTTATTTTCCCAGGCCTGGGCAATCTCTTCTAGTTCTCTCTGGTGAGTTTCTTTGACACTTTGCATCTGCTCTTTATGGTTCACCTCCAGCTGAGACATGGTATCATTAATTCCTACTGAACTAGCATGTGCCATCTCAAGCATTTTTTCATTGAACtgcttttctttattattcatCTCAAGCTGCTTTTTCTCTAGTTCCTTCTTTAGTTTGTTTTCCAtctcaatatattttttcttggatGACTCTTGCAACTCTTTTATTCTCTGCTTCATCTTTTCAAATTTAGCTTCTTGATGCTTGATTTTGGTTTGATACTCTTCTTGCAGAGatagtagttttttttctgtggaagACAAGTTTTGGTTAAGTTCTAAAACATGCTGCTCAtaactttctttcatttttatagTCTCATTTTCTCTATCTAGGGCAATTTTGCTCAGctcttctatttttattttaaactcttttatttgaGCATCAGTCTGCAGTTGCAAAGTGTTGTGTTGATCggtcatatttttgttttgttcttccaTCTGTAAGGACAAACtttccagctggcccttgtAGGACCCCAGTTCTGAAGTAGTAGTATCTACCAATTCTTTCAGATTATCTTTATCTACTTTAGTACACTTTAACTCCTCCTGCAATATGGTAAGCTGCACAGCATATGCCTCTGCTTCTTCCTGTGActttttattgtgtgtttggAGGGTTTCATCCAGACGTGCAGTGACTTCTTGAAAGTCAGCTTCAGCTTTCTTAGTAGCTTCCAACAGTTTTTGGCTTTCTGTGCGTAGTAATTCAATCTCCTTCTCCTTGCCATCTAGCAATATTTTCAGATGGTTGATTTCTTCCTTGAGGCCCTTTTCAACTCCCTGAGTAagtatttccttttctttttctattacaATAAGTTGTTCATCATACTGTTTCCTCTCATCACCAAGTTGTTTCTCATACTGCAGTTTTAGTTTGTCTACTTCATGCTCGGTTACAATCAGCTTCTGCTCTATCTCTTGTCGGGATCTTACAGCTTCTGAGAGTTCAGCTGATAGAGCTTCTAGTTCAGTTTGTTTCACATCCAGCTTTTCCAAGGTTTTTTCGTTCATTTCTTGAATATGAGCCTGGAATAATTGTTCCTTCTCTTTTAGCTGTGCCTCCCATTCTTGCTTATGCTTCTCTTGAAGTTCACTAATATTTACTTTGTGCTCTTCTTTCAGAAGGTCAAACTTTTCAGtccaaatcttttctttttctcgtTCAAGTTTCTCAATCTCTTGTTTATGATTTTCAATTATTGCACTGATTTCTgcattgtgtttgtttgtttccgaTTCAATACGAGTAGCTAATTTCTCAGATTTGCTATCAATATCTTGagaagatttttcaagtaagcTTTCAAGCTCCAGAATCCTCTGtcgaaaaaacccaaaataataaaattaaaaaaaatgaaagcacaaTGTATAACAAGAGTTATGAGTAAAAACAGAAGACTTCATCTGATGAAATCGTGTTAATCTACAGATATCATAACATCACTTATTTAACGTAACAGTGTATTCACTCATTAAAATAAGAATTATATGAGTGTATACGCTTGCACTCCTGTTCTCCTACTCATTAGATCACTCCTACTGTtagcgtgcgtgtgtgtatatgtaagttgCAGGAGTCagtctgagtgtgtgtatgtattctTTAGTATcgatgtatatgttttatgtgcCATATGTATAGCGCTAGCGTCAGTGTGCGTAAATGtgtagtgccagagtcagtatgcctactgtattgtagtgccagaatcagtgtgtacattttttttttttttttttttttgtaaatatatgtttattgttttatcagaACAACAGAACAGGAGATAAGTGGGGAgggaagacaaaagaaaaaagggatggggagaggggtcCATAAGTCCACAGAGCACAGGCAGAAATAAAGCCCAACGCAGTGGGCCAGCATTGTCGAGCACAGGGCATTCACAGCGGCAAAAATAATGCAGGAAATATAACACATTGCATACCAAAAGTAAAGCAATATATGCGTACATGGGCAATAAAATCGCGGCAGCATACATCCACCCTGGCATAAACAATAGGCCGAATAGAGGGCCTCAGGGGCCAATCAAAATAGGACAAGATGGAGGAAAGCGAGGGGGCGCAGAGATGTAACATCCCTGACAAAACAAGGGAAGGACACGGGGAAGGATGGCACACAAAAAGGGAGACGAGAAAGTACAGtgtgtacatttttatatatgtatagcgttagccagtgtgtgcatgtgtataagagtgtggtaCTAGCGGGTATGGTGTcgtttatgttacagtatggcgtTAACatgtgtgaggtcaggcactcaTGTTAgaacgagaaggcctggctcttgAACACCTTTGGAGATCTCTGTTCTAGTTCAtccccaaaggtgttcgatggggttgagttcagggctctgtgtgggcaaagtcaagttcttccacaccaaacataTCCAACCATGTCATTAtcgaccttgctttgtgcactggggcacagtcatcatggaatagaaaagggctttCCCCAAAATGTTCCCACAAAAGTTGGCAGCATAGGattgcccaaaatgtcttggtatgtccccttcagcataccaaggcattctggacaatgctatgctgcCAAGATTGTAGGAACAGTCTATGTATTAAGAATCCATTGTAATCAAAGTACCTGTTAGTTTAACGGTCAGGTGCCCcagtacttttgtccatatactgtatgttagtgtatggcaaggACTGACAAAGCCTGGGTGCAGTGTTGGGTAATatatgcaaaagaaaaacatgatgGTTAAGACAAACTATATGCCCCATTTACCGTTCTGCAATCTTCAACTTCCTGCTGCATTTCCTGAAGCTGGTTTTCAGTCTGTGACTGAATGGCTTTTTTCTGCAGCTCCAGCTCTTCCAAAGCCAGTAAGCCCTGTTGATCTTTTTCTTGCATGGCTTTTATATGGTTCTCTTGTTGATTTGCCTAAAACGAAATAATAGgaaataagcatacctgggaactctacgGGTTTCGGCCGGAGACTAATGGAAAAGCGCCACTTCTCTGGGTTGCCAGCAGGAAACTCTGGGCTGCAGGAGAGCCGTTCTGACgcaccccactccccacccattttccccTTAAACGGCGGCATGCAAGGAGGGCTCTGGACAGCGTATTATCACATGAGAGAGAGAAACTGTATTTTAGCTAGGGTAGCACAACATGTACCGTATAAAAATAACCGCTTGCTAGGGGTCTATAGTTATTAAACAATGTAACGAATTTTATTATAAGCTCTGAATATATGGACTTATATATATTGAATGTGATAAGCAATTCCAGGAAGTGTCAAAAAAACAGACCGTATAGGCATAATCGTGTTTTACCTAGAAAAGACCAATATGGGTCATTAGTGAACAAGGGAAATCATGGGAATGACAATATTTTAGGGGATCATCCTCAAAGCATTTGATTTAAATGAAGTTTGTTTTCATCATGACAATACACCTTGTTTCAGGGAAAAGTGAAACGTGAAACCATCTGAATGGCCTGGAGCTTCAGTCAATGTAACGTTGAATCTTTACCTTCTGGCTCCATGTGgcaattaattatttttcattgttgtAATTTATATGCATAAAGTTGCacacaatttaaaacaaatttttctGACCAACATACTATGTTTCAAACCAGCAGGCACAATGTATTGATTATTTTATGGTATATGGGAtttcacttttatatatatgcaaCACACATATTGATTTAAACAatactttttcatatttcatttgaacttGGTGCAACTGAGAATTATAAGCTTACTAGCGTTGTCTTCAAACGCTCCTTTAATTCGTCTTCCAAGATTCTAATTCTTGCTTCATGTTCCTTCTCTTTGCCTAGCATAGCCTCAGCATGCGATTTCTCAAGCTCATTGATACGCACATCACAGGATTTCTGTATTAATAAAGAACACATtgtcatgaaaatatatatatattattttaaaaatcatacTTTAGATGCTTAATGTCATGCCTCAGGAACAATGGAAGATTGCTTCCAAAATGATTACGCAATTATTTAAATGGCTATGCAATCATTAGTAGTTTTGGATATTGCAATACATCTTGTCTTTCATTATTACAAATGCTGAATTATAGCTTTGAGTATGCCTATATAAATGGGTTTACACTAATGGCATGTAGCTGTgaagagtgtatatatatatatatatacaggcccggactggccatcgggcacaccgggcatttgcccggtgggccgggccacattgacttaggggctgatggagctgcagctccaggcccctaccctacctaccgggtccgccactctaaggggccgggaagtccccaccaaggccggccttacgggtctgcggccgcacagggtataaattaaaacatcggggttttttttactttatttaacatcctccatgttaaataaagttttttttaactttatttaacatggaggatgttaaataaagttgaaaaaaaaccccgatgttttaatttaaaccctgtgcggccgcagacccctaaggccagccctggtgggggcttcccggccccttagagcaggaccggcctttggggtgtgcgaccgcacagggcgtcacactctagggggcggggggcaccccctgatgagcggcacccggcacccctccagagacggacagtaatgtccgccgctggaggagcaggctcgcaagggagcggtatcggaggtctttaacagacctccggttcccttgagtgattttaagccgggttcaacccggcttaaaatcactcaagggagccggaggtctgttaaagacctccgataccgctcccttgtgaactgcacggcaacagctgctgtgcgccgggatctgacaacaaaccccggcgcacagcagctgttgccctctgaaccggaagaagacagagaagacagaagaactgaagaagaggagcgaagaggaggaaaaggagctgtaaggagaaaagaggaaaggtaggaaaatattcagtgagagtggattagtataaatgtgtggattggtatatatgtgtggattggtgtatgtgtggattggtatatatgtgtggattggtgtatgtgtggattggtatatacgtgtggattggcatacgtgtggattggcatacgtgtggattggcatacgtgtggattggcatacgtgtggattggtatatatgtgtggattggtgtatgtgtggattggtgtatgtgtggattggtatatacgtgtggattggcatacgtgtggattggtatgtgtgtggattggtatatatgtgtggattggtatatatgtgtgtggattggtatatatgtgtgtggattggtatacgtgtggattggcatacgtgtggattggcatacgtgtggattggcatacgtgtggattggtatacgtgtggattggtatacgtgtggattggtaagtgtgtgagagtgatgggtgttatgctgtaccatttccaatgtctttttcatgatctaattatgctctaaaagtacatcataactcccatcactctatactgttccatacagtggcagagctgggaggcagaggccttgcacccccaccgcaggactcctgaaaggtaagtgaacttcaaagagggagagggtagatagttaggagggggtagatagggaaaagggcgtgagacgggggaaagagggtagatagggagaagggagtgagaaggggtagataggggagaagggagtgagaaggggtagatagggcaatcatactcctatcatgccaagtctgcgagtacatcctggaatctgggtatgcctgggcatgataggaatgtgattgctgttaacaatcatatatatatacatataatattgttttttaattgttttgtcctattttggtgtgttacttactttaaataaaagtgttagatttttttatggtgtggggaggtcatattcggtttcggacaggtaaatgctgcattttcggtttcagtccagaattcgtttcggtgcatccctactactaagccagacaatgaagtggtaggcctacaccacatcaatgtttggcgtagtatatagtgattggtgttatgctgcactattgtcaatgtctggctcaatgtatagtgatagggattacgctgtaccactgtcaatgtgtgcctcagtatatagtgataggtgttatgctgtaccaccgtcattgtctgcctcagtatatagtggtaggtgttatgctgtaccaccgtcaatttctgcctcagtatatagtgataagtattatgctgtaccaccgtcaatgtctgcctcagtatataatgataacagtgagaagaggcagaggtggtagatagtgatacagggggatagatagtgagaaaggggagttttgttacaagtttttattcctttctttttttgggat encodes:
- the GOLGA4 gene encoding golgin subfamily A member 4 isoform X1, encoding MFKKLKQKISEEQSPVRSSLSPQQQGVPRGTPTGNRSRSSSTAEQQDDSTATPDKENESRSADNMNGNDPASTQKSEAQSFAQKLQLRVPSMESLFRSPVKESLFRSPSKESLVRSGSRESLNRIDAESPGPIFDPPSDIESEAEDTVVNMEGLNKDQLFHRLRRMEKSLANYRGKYSELVTTYRTIQRDKDKLQSILSQSQDKALRRIGELREELQMDQQAKKHLQEEFDAALEEKDQLISVLQTQVTLLKQRLGKGHDDISKPKELNTQTAVQEGDVENTSTLGADGSGDKSKTSEDLQVRVKRQENLLMRCKETIRLHKERSAQLSSENEALQNQLDERLQELEKIKELHTSEKTKLITQLRDAKNLVEQLEQDKGMVIAETKRQMHETLEMKEDEVSQLRARVKQLTRQCEELQEQKEKSEKAAFEELEKALGATQKTEEARKKGKIQMEEQIKAIEQAGEEERMNLQKELSRVKQEVVDIMKKSCDVRINELEKSHAEAMLGKEKEHEARIRILEDELKERLKTTLANQQENHIKAMQEKDQQGLLALEELELQKKAIQSQTENQLQEMQQEVEDCRTRILELESLLEKSSQDIDSKSEKLATRIESETNKHNAEISAIIENHKQEIEKLEREKEKIWTEKFDLLKEEHKVNISELQEKHKQEWEAQLKEKEQLFQAHIQEMNEKTLEKLDVKQTELEALSAELSEAVRSRQEIEQKLIVTEHEVDKLKLQYEKQLGDERKQYDEQLIVIEKEKEILTQGVEKGLKEEINHLKILLDGKEKEIELLRTESQKLLEATKKAEADFQEVTARLDETLQTHNKKSQEEAEAYAVQLTILQEELKCTKVDKDNLKELVDTTTSELGSYKGQLESLSLQMEEQNKNMTDQHNTLQLQTDAQIKEFKIKIEELSKIALDRENETIKMKESYEQHVLELNQNLSSTEKKLLSLQEEYQTKIKHQEAKFEKMKQRIKELQESSKKKYIEMENKLKKELEKKQLEMNNKEKQFNEKMLEMAHASSVGINDTMSQLEVNHKEQMQSVKETHQRELEEIAQAWENKLHQHVEELKEKHELELQEKDQAVVEVKQQLTSIIGEKEEAEKQILELKEAKSKLDASLCEIQDQLSQASAQVLALMQNESDLKAQLEITANECVNLKNDKTMFEEKLGGLKVSLEKEKDKAVELANKLHLAEDHCQQVDCLLDKERKDFQRELQVKLSEKDLQYNQLLAEQEKKLDSCCKEAVGLIELITGGLTEKYNNQMDRSMSRIAHCESKVIKLIGAITKHMRKINNLQIELEQIVKQNDSTQKSLHQATVQLQEKENVILSIKEELQTLLLEKDALQKEGGSHRKAADEKESCITQLKKELSENINKVTSLTESLREKESEVVSLHTLINEFKLKLENSIDLEEKEKAIAFVNTQHKDSQIKLENQIQDLMSKIEALNQEKMASLEEAGKWKNMLEEWKKKAELKFTLNHNTTKELKEQIEKTIKENKAKEEDLQKMAEELAHHRRNAEQNQFISESKKSELTSQLESQKTRNLELDDQVAKLMSENKCLLERLETQTLQNNNEKEELLQKLDHTQRAVTEKNNSSIEAQQKVLELEKEISSLKEDFAEREMAWGKVKIELSQTKDKELKTLEERLTSESSNKLAELKKKAEQKIASVKKQLMSQLEEKDQSIRNAESQLNDLKEKMQKKEQVVEEALHQEKEELENKYAVLQSQHRDKESELSKISGELALKQHKITELEERIDSLQKTLYESEQLVREKELTLASEQEARRNEIEELSSKYENKLLGLQGELAIKDTEIKMCKKNAEETERAHKELKVMFDEAESQENTLRQKLVEAEGDIQKYRKEVAKLQKDMRTLRKEHNQELDLLKKELTEEAEQRIKHEQEDMELKHNSTLKQLMREFNTQMAQKERELETAIQETIAKAQEVEAELMQTQHIEATQLHKKIAEKEEDLKRTVKKYEEILEAREEEMTAKVTELQEQLEKLQDELSRKQEESEAQDGEDPVFEFQVQLAQKTSQLNEAKLKEQELKEKVNMMEDQLKSYSQGVFVTPLGTPYKDVNHKYTDVSVFGEPTEFEYLRKVMFEYMMGRETKTMAKVITTVLRFPPDQAQKILEREDTRTVFTQPRSGIF